The following coding sequences lie in one Pan paniscus chromosome X, NHGRI_mPanPan1-v2.0_pri, whole genome shotgun sequence genomic window:
- the MAGEH1 gene encoding melanoma-associated antigen H1 yields MPRGRKSRRRRNARAAEENRNNRKIQASEASETPMAASVVASTPEDDLSGPEEDPSTPEEASTTPEEASSTAQAQKPSVPRSNFQGTKKSLLMSILALIFIMGNSAKEALVWKVLGKLGMQPGRQHSIFGDPKKIVTEEFVRRGYLIYKPVPRSSPVEYEFFWGPRAHVESSKLKVMHFVARVRNRCSKDWPCNYDWDSDDDAEVEAILNSGARGYSAP; encoded by the coding sequence ATGCCTCGGGGACGAAAGAGTCGGCGCCGCCGTAATGCGAGAGCCGCAGAAGAGAACCGCAACAATCGCAAAATCCAGGCCTCAGAGGCCTCCGAGACCCCTATGGCCGCCTCTGTGGTAGCGAGCACCCCCGAAGACGACCTGAGCGGCCCCGAGGAAGACCCGAGCACTCCAGAGGAGGCCTCTACCACCCCTGAAGAAGCCTCGAGCACTGCCCAAGCACAAAAGCCTTCAGTGCCCCGGAGCAATTTTCAGGGCACCAAGAAAAGTCTCCTGATGTCTATATTAGCGCTCATCTTCATCATGGGCAACAGCGCCAAGGAAGCTCTGGTCTGGAAAGTGCTGGGGAAGTTAGGAATGCAGCCTGGACGTCAGCACAGCATCTTTGGAGATCCGAAGAAGATCGTCACAGAAGAGTTTGTGCGCAGAGGGTACCTGATTTATAAACCGGTGCCCCGTAGCAGTCCGGTGGAGTATGAGTTCTTCTGGGGGCCCCGAGCACACGTGGAATCGAGCAAACTGAAAGTCATGCATTTTGTGGCAAGGGTTCGTAACCGATGCTCTAAAGACTGGCCTTGTAATTATGACTGGGATTCGGACGATGATGCAGAGGTTGAGGCTATCCTCAATTCAGGTGCTAGGGGTTATTCCGCCCCTTAA